In the Pseudochaenichthys georgianus chromosome 1, fPseGeo1.2, whole genome shotgun sequence genome, one interval contains:
- the LOC117455159 gene encoding E3 ubiquitin-protein ligase TRIM35-like: MSCQSFLPLSLHRAEAEDLASPLYSFDSQEPCEEHEESLTMFCLDDLEPLCEHAAAVSHAGHRVYLLTEAATDCKEELKTSLNGLKKRRVQFEKVTQNCEHASRHNQAEADLTEEHMKKEFESLHQFLREQEAARLLVLREEQKEKRREAEKQVDEMNQLITSLEEKVQLVEEELDAGGEGSGFLKQYQDTMNSTCTGDREPQKVCRPLIDVTKHLGNLQYAEWEKMKHIAPYTPVTLDPRTAGQSLRVSPGLNSVHITPGPSQCLDVPADPESVHPHSCIMAREGFDSGVHCWDIEVGDTNSWAVGVAAHSVSRGADIMACPEAGLWCISLREGEYLALTAPTQKLNPQHLSKLRVRLDWDEGTLAFLNTDTETHMFTFKHRFTEKVYPYFESTALYGGFSVLAQRVKVSLGSDDVPEEDTAILEEDQVITNDSWKQGDINALSTKNNGKKSERLNEGKKSKPQGGTLKNQIIKTKPAELKSKDNNTKNQSSKPRFSVTYHVSLNRALNIINNESDSHKQIQMNHVDHLVNHACVK, from the exons ATGAGCTGCCAAtccttcctccctctctcccttcaCCGAGCCGAGGCAGAAGACCTCGCCTCACCGCTCTACTCGTTTGACTCTCAGGAGCCATGTGAGGAACACGAAGAGAGCCTGACCATGTTCTGTTTGGATGACCTGGAGCCTTTATGTGAACACGCTGCAGCTGTGAGCCACGCAGGACACAGAGTTTACCTCCTGACTGAGGCTGCTACTGACTGCAAG GAGGAGTTGAAAACATCTCTAAATGGACTGAAGAAGAGGAGGGTGCAATTTGAGAAAGTCACACAGAACTGTGAACATGCATCCAGACATAACCAG GCTGAGGCCGACCTCACAGAGGAGCACATGAAGAAGGAGTTTGAGAGCCTTCACCAGTTTTTGAGAGAGCAGGAAGCAGCCAGGCTACTCGTCCTCAGGGAGGAACAGAAGGAGAAAAGGAGAGAGGCAGAGAAACAGGTAGACGAAATGAATCAGCTGATAACATCTCTGGAGGAGAAGGTACAACTGGTGGAAGAGGAGCTCGATGCAGGAGGAGAAGGGTCTGGATTTTTAAAG CAATACCAAGACACAATGAATAG TACCTGTACAGgtgacagggaaccacagaagGTTTGCAGACCTCTGATAGATGTGACCAAACACCTGGGAAACCTCCAGTATGCTGAATGGGAGAAGATGAAACACATTGCCCCCTACA CTCCTGTGACCCTTGACCCCAGGACAGCAGGCCAGTCTCTGAGGGTGTCTCCCGGGTTAAACAGTGTCCATATCACCCCTGGACCTTCACAGTGTCTGGATgtcccagctgacccagaaagtgtCCACCCTCATTCCTGCATCATGGCGAGAGAGGGCTTTGACTCAGGAGTGCACTGTTGGGATATTGAG GTTGGTGACACCAACAGTTGGGCAGTCGGTGTGGCTGCTCACTCAGTGTCCAGAGGTGCAGATATTATGGCCTGTCCCGAGGCAGGACTCTGGTGTATCAGCCTGCGGGAAGGAGAGTACCTGGCTCTGACCGCTCCCACTCAGAAACTCAACCCACAACACCTCTCTAAGCTGCGTGTGAGGCTGGACTGGGATGAAGGGACGCTTGCATTCTTGAACACTGATACTGAAACACATATGTTCACGTTTAAACATCGCTTTACTGAAAAGGTGTACCCATACTTTGAGAGTACAGCGTTGTATGGGGGATTTTCAGTGTTGGCACAGAGAGTGAAGGTCAGCCTGGGGTCAGATGATGTCCCTGAAGAGGACACTGCTATCCTTGAGGAGGATCAGGTGATAACAAATGACTCCTGGAAACAGGGAGACATTAACGCTCTTTCAACAAAAAACAACGGCAAGAAGAGTGAACGTCTGAATGAAGGCAAGAAATCCAAACCTCAGGGGGGCACCTTGAAGAACCAGATCATTAAAACAAAACCCGCTGAGCTAAAGTCAAAAGATAACAACACCAAAAACCAGAGCAGCAAACCCAGGTTCAGCGTGACCTACCATGTGTCACTGAACAGAGCCCTAAACATCATCAACAATGAGTCTGACAGTCACAAACAAATCCAGATGAATCATGTTGATCATTTGGTTAATCATGCGTGTGTTAAATAA